GAAGACCACGCGGGCCAAGAAAACTCAACCGGTGAAAAACGCGGCCGCGGAGCCGAAAACCGTGGTGAAGACCACTGAGCCGAAGCCGGCCCGACGTCCGGTGAAGAAGATCCCCGCCGTCACCTTCTCCGCGAGCGAGTAGCGCTCACCGGCGCTGTTTCCCGTCGGCGTGCCAGCCGTCGTAGTGGTAGCGCGTGTCCAGCAGCACGCGCTGCCGCTCGAGCTCCGCGTCCGTCGGCGGCCTCGGCACGAGCGGGCCGAGCAGCCCCGCGGCGGCGGCGCGCACCACGGACTCCACCTCGCCCTCCGGCGGGCGCACGCCGTGGTCGGCCAGCGACGCGACCTCGCTGCGGTGCGAGTCGAGCGGCTTCGGGTCCTGCGGCGGCCCGGTGAGGTAGGCGCCGACGCGCGCGGCGTCGGTGTCGATCAGCAGCGTCGAGTGCGCCAGCAGCCCGTTCTTGGTCCGGAACACCGCGAACCCGCACAGCTTTGCGTCGCCCACGAACAGGCCGCGCTCACCGAGCCGCGGCGGCAGGCCGAGTTTCTCGACGGCCGCCGACATCACCAGCCCGAGCATCTCCAGCGGCCGGTCGGCGGGGCCAGGCAGCACGAGCGTGACGTTGAGGTTGCCCGGATCGTGGAACACCGTGCCGCCACCGCTGGCCCGGCGCAGCACCGGCACACCGTCGCGCTCGCACTCGGCCACGCGCACCTCGCGCGCCACCTTCTGCCCGCGGCCGACGACCACGCTCACCGGGTTGCGCCACAGCCAAAGCACCGGCGCGGCCGGGCCTTCCCGCAGCAGCGCCTCGTCGAACGCCAGGTTCTCCGCCGGGTCGCTGAACTCCGCACGCACGTCCGACCCGGTGTCCACAGCGCTCCTCCACGACCTCGCCCGCCGAAGATCCGGCGTCTCCGAAGAACAGGCTGGTCAAGGAAATCGTAGCTCTTGGGCGCCGGCCCGCGGCTAGGCGGACGGGCGCCAGTGGGGCACGCCGACGAGGATCATCCGCAGGCGCTTGCGGGCCAGCGCCAACGTGCGTTCGTCGGCTTCGCGGTCGCCGTGGCGGACCTCGAGCAGGTCGACGACCGTGGCGAGCATG
The sequence above is a segment of the Amycolatopsis sp. 2-15 genome. Coding sequences within it:
- a CDS encoding lipoate--protein ligase family protein, producing MDTGSDVRAEFSDPAENLAFDEALLREGPAAPVLWLWRNPVSVVVGRGQKVAREVRVAECERDGVPVLRRASGGGTVFHDPGNLNVTLVLPGPADRPLEMLGLVMSAAVEKLGLPPRLGERGLFVGDAKLCGFAVFRTKNGLLAHSTLLIDTDAARVGAYLTGPPQDPKPLDSHRSEVASLADHGVRPPEGEVESVVRAAAAGLLGPLVPRPPTDAELERQRVLLDTRYHYDGWHADGKQRR